A genomic stretch from Solanum stenotomum isolate F172 chromosome 8, ASM1918654v1, whole genome shotgun sequence includes:
- the LOC125874888 gene encoding xyloglucan endotransglucosylase/hydrolase protein 31-like, whose product MVLLVSLLVLSLFCLSNCEGSGWPSPGYYPSSRVGSLYFSQGFRNLWGPQHQSLNQDTLTIWLDHNSGSGFKSLRDYRSGYFGTSLKLQPGYTAGIITSFYLSNSEDFPGHHDEIDIEFLGTTPGKPYVLQTNVYMKGSGDGHIIGREMQFHLWFDPTKGFHNYAILWNPNEIIFFVDDVPIRRYPKKSDAIFPQRPMYVYGSIWDASSWATEDGRIKADYKYQPFVGKYNNFKIGGCTTNDNPSCRPPSGSPSRSGGLSRQQNDAMEWVQRNYKVYDYCRDPQRDRTHTPEC is encoded by the exons atggttttacttgtttcTCTCCTTGTGCTTTCCTTATTCTGTTTAAGCAATTGTGAGGGTTCGGGTTGGCCTTCTCCGGGCTACTATCCTAGTTCTAGAGTTGGATCCTTATATTTTAGTCAAGGTTTTAGAAACTTATGGGGTCCTCAACATCAATCACTCAACCAAGATACTTTAACAATTTGGCTTGATCATAACTCAGGGAGTGGCTTTAAATCTTTAAGAGATTATCGATCTGGTTATTTTGGCACCTCTCTCAAGCTACAACCTGGTTACACTGCTGGAATTATTACTTCTTTCTAT CTTTCCAACAGTGAGGACTTTCCAGGGCATCATGATGAAATTGATATTGAGTTCCTTGGGACTACTCCAGGTAAACCATATGTGTTGCAAACAAATGTGTACATGAAAGGAAGTGGGGATGGTCATATTATTGGCAGAGAAATGCAGTTTCATCTTTGGTTCGATCCAACTAAAGGTTTTCATAATTATGCTATCCTTTGGAACCCCAATGAAATAAT ATTTTTTGTGGACGATGTTCCAATAAGAAGGTACCCAAAGAAAAGTGATGCAATATTTCCACAAAGGCCAATGTATGTGTATGGTTCCATTTGGGATGCTTCATCATGGGCTACAGAGGATGGAAGGATCAAAGCTGATTATAA GTACCAACCATTCGTCGGAAAATACAACAATTTCAAGATAGGTGGTTGCACCACCAACGATAATCCTTCATGCCGCCCGCCATCTGGCTCTCCATCGAGATCCGGTGGGCTGAGCCGCCAACAGAATGATGCAATGGAATGGGTGCAAAGGAACTATAAAGTGTACGATTATTGTCGTGACCCCCAAAGAGATCGTACTCATACACCTGAGTGCTAG